One stretch of Candidatus Nitrosotenuis cloacae DNA includes these proteins:
- a CDS encoding PEFG-CTERM sorting domain-containing protein, with the protein MVFLIPISSVYGHGLGLETIKLNADDRKLSITTQISPTEFSETAQKQITMTITDSLTTQNVDAILLVALYHEDTQVFREYFGTTGGVLRIDVNPSTDEQIQISGQQEQTFDAWYGTESNPLEITGPILNTGGLYRFEVEIKSIDSEAVQNQAFSTYITSITNHRYDKQDKNGNPVRFDVKSYYDKISGFDYSQDTNSITLEMPFDWSEQNISHTEVVHEEVHFPKEFVDLLVPSYTGTVNGIDLFKSSITIDDYSIEDQRIVHFVLSQDMLRYLKQAQKDKGIESPQDLKFVLKIGSKIVFPVIAMTKNESLQVDLSWEPETIEPGKNTKFIFTFRDGKTGELLRNTTYDFVILQNGKQIHTKSANAQIGGDYVDYTFSESQKGPITIQFNNLRGTGQGTEFSIMVVPEFGVLAFVILAISITSIIIFSRKRLVFF; encoded by the coding sequence TTGGTATTTTTAATTCCAATTAGTTCTGTGTATGGCCATGGCCTAGGCCTTGAAACCATAAAGCTAAATGCTGATGATAGAAAACTGTCCATAACCACACAGATAAGTCCAACCGAGTTCTCAGAGACTGCACAAAAACAGATAACCATGACAATTACTGATTCACTGACAACTCAAAACGTGGATGCCATATTGTTGGTTGCTCTGTATCATGAAGACACTCAGGTCTTTAGAGAATATTTTGGTACCACAGGTGGAGTCTTGCGAATTGATGTAAACCCAAGTACCGATGAACAAATACAGATCTCAGGTCAGCAAGAACAGACATTTGATGCATGGTACGGAACAGAATCAAACCCATTAGAGATCACAGGCCCCATCCTAAATACGGGAGGCCTGTATCGCTTTGAGGTCGAAATAAAGAGTATAGACTCGGAGGCAGTGCAAAACCAAGCCTTTTCTACATATATCACCTCAATAACAAACCACAGATACGACAAGCAGGACAAAAATGGCAATCCCGTAAGATTTGATGTAAAATCATATTACGACAAGATCTCCGGCTTTGATTATTCCCAGGACACAAACTCTATCACGCTAGAGATGCCATTTGATTGGAGTGAGCAAAACATCTCGCATACCGAAGTAGTTCACGAGGAGGTTCATTTTCCAAAGGAATTTGTGGATTTGTTAGTTCCTAGCTACACAGGTACTGTAAATGGAATAGATTTGTTCAAGTCATCGATAACAATTGATGATTATTCCATAGAAGACCAAAGAATCGTTCATTTTGTATTATCACAGGACATGCTGCGATATCTCAAGCAGGCCCAAAAGGACAAAGGAATTGAGAGTCCTCAAGACTTGAAGTTTGTCCTTAAGATAGGCAGCAAGATAGTCTTTCCAGTAATTGCAATGACCAAAAATGAATCGCTCCAAGTTGACCTTTCATGGGAGCCCGAAACAATAGAGCCAGGCAAGAACACCAAATTCATCTTTACATTCAGAGACGGTAAGACGGGTGAGCTGTTACGCAACACGACATACGACTTTGTTATCTTGCAAAATGGCAAGCAAATTCACACCAAGTCTGCCAATGCGCAAATTGGTGGCGACTATGTAGACTATACTTTTTCAGAATCGCAAAAGGGCCCAATAACCATCCAATTCAACAATCTGCGAGGAACAGGTCAGGGAACGGAGTTTAGCATAATGGTTGTGCCAGAGTTTGGAGTATTGGCTTTTGTTATACTTGCAATATCCATTACAAGTATCATCATATTTAGCAGAAAGAGACTAGTGTTTTTCTAG
- the cheB gene encoding chemotaxis-specific protein-glutamate methyltransferase CheB: protein MLAKSVSSQINVMIINDSAYMSTLLKDLVSTETIQVYDIARDGVEGLRKITLQKPDVILLDLEMPRMDGVTFIEEMVKRGILIPTILVSSFSQDGAKIVLDALENGAIDFVPISQVNPDGTNHLKETLITKITGAAKCDPYKLVVEKIGTLRPKRKAIVSSQAASIVVTIASSTGGPNIVQTILAGLPADLPAGVLVVQHMPKGFTQKFAERLNEASEITVKEAQEGDLITQGVALVAPGDLHMEVDSNLKIKLINGPKRFGVRPAANVTMVSASEFFGANTVGVTLTGMGHDGAFGMKTIKRRGGKTFAQDEKSSVVFGMAKAAVDLNAVDQLLPPEKMAGAIVEEVKKLVTK from the coding sequence TTGCTAGCAAAATCAGTTTCTTCCCAGATCAATGTAATGATCATTAACGATTCTGCATACATGAGCACGCTTCTCAAGGACTTGGTCTCAACTGAGACAATTCAGGTTTACGATATTGCGCGAGATGGAGTTGAGGGATTGCGCAAAATCACATTACAAAAACCTGATGTCATACTGCTTGATCTGGAGATGCCTCGAATGGATGGTGTCACATTCATTGAGGAGATGGTAAAGCGTGGAATATTAATTCCTACCATATTGGTCAGCAGCTTCAGCCAAGATGGTGCAAAAATTGTTTTGGATGCGTTGGAAAACGGAGCAATTGATTTTGTCCCAATATCTCAGGTAAATCCAGATGGAACTAATCATCTTAAGGAAACCCTGATTACAAAAATTACTGGTGCTGCAAAATGCGATCCATACAAGCTAGTGGTTGAAAAAATCGGTACACTAAGGCCAAAAAGAAAGGCAATTGTATCATCTCAGGCAGCATCTATTGTAGTAACCATAGCATCATCGACTGGTGGGCCAAACATTGTCCAAACCATTCTTGCAGGGCTTCCCGCTGATCTTCCAGCAGGAGTCTTGGTTGTCCAACACATGCCAAAGGGATTTACGCAAAAATTTGCCGAGCGACTAAACGAGGCGTCTGAAATCACCGTAAAAGAAGCACAAGAAGGAGATCTGATCACACAAGGAGTTGCCTTGGTTGCCCCAGGAGATCTTCACATGGAGGTAGATTCCAATCTCAAAATCAAACTAATCAATGGACCTAAACGATTCGGAGTCAGGCCTGCAGCAAATGTTACCATGGTATCTGCATCCGAATTCTTTGGTGCAAATACCGTCGGAGTCACATTAACCGGAATGGGACATGATGGCGCATTTGGAATGAAGACCATAAAGCGAAGAGGTGGCAAGACATTTGCTCAGGATGAGAAATCATCTGTAGTCTTTGGCATGGCAAAGGCAGCAGTAGATCTAAACGCAGTGGATCAATTGTTGCCGCCAGAAAAAATGGCAGGTGCAATAGTTGAGGAGGTCAAAAAGCTTGTCACAAAGTAG
- a CDS encoding chemotaxis protein CheD codes for MSFTKQVQNSGALDIPMGGLGLTEKDKTTLQTFVGSCVAICLYDPVAKIAGMAHVMLPKNNTTQPIPKPEGKFVDVAIKVLLERLAASGAQQSRLKAKMAGGASVFQNEGSKNIFNIGTRNVDAIRTALAEKKIPIISEDVGEKNGRWIIFDVISGTMTIKDRTKGVSTI; via the coding sequence ATGAGCTTCACAAAACAGGTACAAAACTCTGGCGCACTTGACATTCCTATGGGCGGCCTCGGCCTCACAGAAAAAGACAAAACCACGCTCCAGACATTTGTTGGCTCTTGTGTTGCTATATGCCTGTATGATCCTGTGGCAAAGATTGCAGGCATGGCCCATGTGATGCTTCCAAAAAATAACACAACCCAACCAATACCAAAACCAGAAGGAAAATTTGTTGATGTTGCAATCAAGGTCTTGCTTGAAAGACTGGCCGCTAGTGGAGCGCAACAAAGTAGACTAAAGGCAAAGATGGCAGGTGGAGCCAGCGTATTTCAAAATGAGGGAAGCAAGAACATATTCAACATTGGAACACGAAATGTAGATGCCATACGAACAGCACTGGCTGAGAAAAAAATCCCAATAATATCTGAGGATGTTGGTGAAAAGAATGGGAGATGGATAATATTTGATGTGATTTCTGGTACAATGACAATCAAAGACAGAACCAAAGGAGTAAGCACAATTTGA
- a CDS encoding chemotaxis protein CheC — MSTIPVLNQEETRTLEQIFCQYITSKTSGALSTLLSEPINHNVRILDNGISNIKSIRLEPDEIKMCAVRLNGKGDTHIEILYTIKEKHARKIAAKLMCQEEICQIDEMGASAIQEVANIMTGSFFNALSHGTGFRVDLSTPDYKNDEFHSLVDLSVKDVINPSDDAVIADVELVGKSSGAKLHMIIMQNPDDARKLLANHKSDASVIQEAASYPVGGQNSELDALLDDILGEK; from the coding sequence TTGAGTACAATCCCAGTCCTAAACCAAGAAGAAACTCGAACACTAGAGCAAATCTTTTGTCAATACATCACATCCAAAACATCAGGCGCACTCTCCACCTTACTTAGTGAACCAATAAACCACAATGTTCGGATTTTGGACAACGGTATTTCTAATATCAAAAGTATCCGACTAGAGCCTGATGAGATCAAAATGTGCGCAGTGCGACTAAACGGAAAAGGGGACACTCACATAGAGATTCTTTACACCATAAAAGAAAAGCATGCAAGAAAGATTGCGGCCAAACTAATGTGCCAAGAAGAAATATGCCAAATAGACGAAATGGGCGCATCTGCCATACAAGAAGTAGCCAATATAATGACTGGCTCTTTTTTTAATGCACTTTCTCATGGAACTGGATTCCGCGTTGATCTGTCTACACCTGATTACAAAAACGACGAATTTCATTCACTAGTTGACCTCTCAGTAAAAGACGTGATCAATCCATCAGATGATGCAGTAATTGCAGACGTTGAGCTGGTAGGCAAATCTAGTGGTGCAAAGCTGCACATGATAATAATGCAAAACCCAGATGATGCAAGAAAGCTTCTTGCAAACCACAAGTCTGATGCTTCTGTCATACAAGAGGCCGCATCATACCCAGTTGGTGGGCAAAACTCAGAGCTGGATGCATTGCTTGATGATATTCTGGGAGAAAAATAA
- a CDS encoding CopG family ribbon-helix-helix protein: MPIVSISLNDELLTELDKLQKSMGFAGRSEAIRAGIRNFVSEEKQKTEISGDLHAILLVVHNDEFDDMIAGIKHSFEDLIITHLHSKIHGNKCVELFMLDGEAERINTITKNFKINKKMDNVKLVTL; the protein is encoded by the coding sequence ATGCCAATTGTCTCAATTTCACTAAATGATGAGCTCCTAACAGAGCTAGACAAGCTGCAAAAGTCCATGGGTTTTGCCGGCAGATCAGAGGCAATACGTGCAGGAATTCGAAACTTTGTCTCTGAAGAAAAACAAAAGACTGAGATCTCTGGTGACTTGCACGCCATCTTGCTGGTAGTTCATAATGATGAATTTGATGACATGATTGCTGGAATCAAGCATAGTTTTGAGGATCTGATAATTACTCATCTGCACAGCAAGATTCATGGCAACAAGTGTGTAGAATTGTTCATGCTGGATGGAGAGGCAGAACGGATCAACACAATTACAAAAAATTTCAAAATAAACAAGAAAATGGATAATGTAAAGCTAGTAACGCTATGA
- a CDS encoding response regulator, producing MSTASSKILVVDDASFMRTVLKDIIKSNGLATEIIEAGDGVDGVKAYQTSKPNLVTMDVNMPRADGIQALRAIMKIDPTAKVVMVTSVEQKQIVQDAMKLGARDYIVKPFDKTTVGLVLNKVLRQK from the coding sequence ATGAGCACAGCATCATCAAAAATCCTTGTAGTGGATGATGCGTCATTTATGAGAACAGTCCTCAAAGACATCATCAAATCAAATGGATTGGCAACTGAAATCATTGAAGCAGGAGATGGTGTGGATGGAGTCAAGGCATACCAGACCAGTAAGCCAAACCTAGTCACGATGGATGTAAACATGCCGCGAGCAGATGGCATCCAAGCATTGCGGGCTATAATGAAGATCGATCCTACTGCCAAGGTAGTGATGGTGACATCAGTTGAGCAAAAGCAAATAGTCCAGGACGCAATGAAGCTTGGTGCGCGAGATTACATAGTAAAGCCATTTGATAAGACAACAGTGGGCCTTGTGCTAAACAAGGTGCTCCGACAGAAATAG
- a CDS encoding chemotaxis protein CheW has product MSTQVLTVDSFQAVTFCLLGEQKEDYAIPIEQVREIRAVESITNIPNARSYVKGIMNLRGLIIPVIDVKEKLGLVSEGQTNSAKQRILVIEVNGIQTGLLVDEVDQVMRIQTKDLESAPQTVLESHNYIKGIAKLNQKLVVLIDVVKLLSDSSADLSQIMEGGKQ; this is encoded by the coding sequence ATGTCGACCCAAGTATTGACAGTTGATTCATTTCAGGCAGTAACATTTTGCCTGCTTGGTGAACAAAAAGAAGATTATGCCATTCCAATTGAACAAGTCCGTGAAATTCGTGCAGTTGAATCCATAACAAACATTCCAAACGCAAGGTCCTATGTCAAAGGAATAATGAATCTGCGTGGGCTGATCATACCAGTAATTGATGTAAAAGAAAAGCTAGGCCTTGTATCTGAGGGGCAAACAAATTCTGCCAAACAGAGAATCCTAGTAATTGAGGTCAATGGTATCCAAACAGGGCTACTAGTAGATGAGGTCGACCAAGTCATGAGAATCCAAACAAAGGATTTGGAATCGGCACCGCAAACCGTTCTTGAATCACACAACTACATCAAAGGAATTGCCAAGCTGAATCAAAAGCTAGTCGTATTAATTGATGTAGTCAAGCTATTGTCTGATTCAAGTGCTGATCTGTCACAAATAATGGAGGGTGGCAAGCAATGA
- a CDS encoding chemotaxis protein CheA, whose protein sequence is MSQSSYREMYVSEALEHVETVNETLLKLEEEPEKREYLDLIFRSAHTVKGMSATMGYDDTRELCKNIENIFDNIRKGQAKLTPNLASALFKCIDLLREMIADEKKKIDLKPFLQMLEKPDEVQYTATEASTNNAKSPTIRVKMTDLDSLVNLVGELVISKMRLEQTMSKSSDDSHQVLMELDRLVTDLQYQSMKLRLVPVDQVFSRFTRLVRDTSAALGKQVNLVMESSGIELDRTVLDAITDPLLHILRNCVDHGLEPPEERAEAGKSTTGTIRLTAYGVGDQVAIKIEDDGRGINLDRIKAKAIEKGLLTEDQAMKLSDEEAINLLGTPGLSTAKEVTDVSGRGVGMDVVITQVEQVGGNVKITTQKGKGTVMILTIPLSVSIIGGLLINVSGDKYVLPLSSISTTVVVEPDQIKSIHGQETIVLREQVVPLIRVASILGIDQNHTPTDKITVVIVDKGGKPYGLVVDSYDKKQEIVIKRLGNEAHSSELFTNATILGDGSVALILDPALLV, encoded by the coding sequence TTGTCACAAAGTAGCTACAGAGAGATGTATGTCTCAGAGGCACTAGAACATGTGGAGACAGTAAATGAGACATTATTAAAGCTGGAAGAAGAGCCGGAAAAGCGCGAATATCTGGATTTGATATTCCGATCTGCTCATACAGTCAAAGGCATGTCGGCTACAATGGGATATGATGATACCAGAGAACTATGCAAAAATATTGAGAACATTTTTGATAATATTAGAAAAGGTCAAGCAAAGCTCACGCCAAATTTGGCAAGTGCTCTTTTCAAGTGCATTGATTTGTTGCGCGAGATGATTGCAGATGAGAAAAAGAAAATAGATCTCAAGCCATTTTTACAAATGCTGGAAAAGCCAGACGAAGTTCAGTACACTGCAACTGAGGCCTCAACCAACAATGCAAAATCACCTACGATTCGTGTCAAAATGACGGATTTGGATTCGCTTGTGAATTTGGTCGGAGAATTAGTGATATCAAAAATGCGACTAGAGCAAACAATGAGTAAAAGCTCTGATGACTCTCACCAAGTTCTGATGGAGCTTGACAGACTGGTTACAGATCTGCAATATCAGTCCATGAAACTGAGACTGGTTCCAGTTGATCAGGTCTTTAGTAGATTCACAAGGCTGGTCAGAGATACGTCTGCAGCACTTGGCAAACAGGTGAATCTGGTCATGGAAAGCTCAGGCATTGAGCTGGACAGAACCGTTCTTGATGCTATAACTGATCCATTACTGCACATCTTGCGAAACTGCGTGGACCATGGATTAGAACCTCCAGAAGAGCGAGCAGAGGCAGGTAAATCGACAACTGGAACCATTCGACTAACGGCATATGGTGTGGGAGATCAGGTAGCAATCAAAATCGAAGACGATGGTCGCGGAATCAATCTTGATAGAATAAAGGCAAAGGCAATCGAGAAGGGCCTTCTCACAGAAGACCAGGCGATGAAATTATCAGATGAGGAGGCAATCAACTTGCTTGGAACACCAGGACTCTCCACTGCAAAGGAGGTAACCGATGTCTCAGGAAGAGGAGTAGGAATGGATGTAGTCATTACTCAGGTAGAACAAGTCGGTGGCAATGTCAAGATAACGACTCAGAAAGGAAAGGGAACAGTTATGATTCTGACCATACCGTTAAGCGTCTCAATCATTGGAGGATTACTCATCAATGTCTCAGGCGACAAGTACGTCCTTCCACTATCTAGTATCTCTACTACTGTGGTAGTAGAGCCAGACCAGATCAAAAGCATACACGGTCAAGAGACAATTGTTCTGCGCGAGCAAGTAGTTCCACTTATTCGTGTAGCATCAATTCTGGGAATTGATCAAAACCATACTCCGACTGATAAGATAACCGTCGTAATTGTGGACAAGGGTGGCAAGCCATATGGTTTGGTTGTGGATTCGTATGATAAAAAGCAGGAAATCGTAATAAAACGACTTGGCAACGAGGCTCACTCGTCTGAGCTTTTCACAAATGCTACTATACTAGGTGATGGAAGTGTTGCGTTAATTCTAGATCCAGCGCTGTTAGTTTAG
- a CDS encoding type II secretion system F family protein, with product MIQIPLFKNLTLANIQKSDEKFVYFVAFLYCVSTGEVGGIDLIRTARETNYGKYTAAFREVYQLGIGWGYGVSKSLEMIADKVSTDKSDQLKQILMKLAQVIRLGDSLKSFLGEEIKSTLVSYSIVYERKLENQKLFLEMFYTLMSTAAFMIAANSIMSMLMGQENSEQILLMSFIGVAASMSAFVFMMYIMFPRDKLGYASADEDLKFRIKVYMTLGAGAGIGIVLVITQIVPTVLAVGIAGAPLIYPGLLARKMEQKVRQLNEWYPQFIRHFGEIYATVGSVGGALEAVLRSDFGPLQENIQRFKNRIKHRIEQKVAFELMSRDTGSEIIANGNEVISNAMDKGGNLNIAGNQVSEITVKINELRAKRAQTAKTFETIIIVLHALTLAVFGLMNKLTGIFYELVSTVDVSNDTLQLTPIDPQFMAMMMPAMIIMVSAISAMALKVAQGGLYKTVFYHVGLLIVIGSVVMFAMDAILSDYLATHVLDFVKPDI from the coding sequence ATGATACAGATTCCACTATTCAAGAATCTCACGCTGGCAAACATCCAAAAAAGCGACGAAAAGTTTGTCTATTTTGTGGCATTTTTGTATTGTGTGTCCACTGGCGAAGTGGGCGGCATCGACCTGATTCGAACAGCACGTGAGACAAACTATGGCAAATACACCGCGGCATTCCGTGAGGTATACCAGCTGGGAATAGGGTGGGGCTATGGAGTGTCAAAATCACTAGAGATGATTGCGGACAAGGTCTCTACTGACAAGTCTGATCAGCTAAAGCAAATTCTGATGAAGCTGGCCCAAGTCATCAGGTTGGGAGATTCACTCAAATCATTTTTGGGAGAAGAGATAAAATCGACTCTGGTAAGCTATTCTATAGTATATGAGAGAAAGCTCGAAAACCAAAAGCTATTCTTGGAAATGTTCTATACCTTGATGTCTACTGCGGCATTTATGATTGCGGCAAACTCGATTATGAGTATGCTAATGGGACAAGAAAACTCTGAGCAGATCCTATTGATGTCATTCATTGGTGTGGCTGCAAGCATGAGTGCATTCGTATTCATGATGTACATCATGTTCCCTCGTGACAAGCTAGGATATGCGAGTGCAGACGAGGACCTAAAATTCAGAATCAAAGTATACATGACACTTGGTGCAGGTGCCGGAATTGGCATTGTGTTAGTGATCACGCAAATTGTGCCAACCGTACTGGCAGTTGGAATTGCCGGCGCTCCTCTGATCTATCCTGGATTGCTTGCAAGAAAGATGGAGCAAAAAGTGAGACAGCTAAACGAATGGTATCCACAGTTTATTCGTCACTTTGGCGAGATTTATGCGACTGTGGGATCCGTTGGTGGAGCACTTGAGGCAGTGCTTAGAAGTGATTTTGGGCCGTTACAGGAAAACATTCAGAGATTCAAAAACCGCATCAAGCACAGAATAGAGCAAAAGGTAGCGTTTGAGCTGATGTCTCGAGACACAGGTAGTGAAATCATAGCCAATGGAAACGAGGTCATATCAAATGCAATGGATAAGGGTGGAAATCTGAACATTGCAGGAAACCAAGTATCGGAGATTACTGTAAAAATCAACGAGCTTAGGGCAAAACGTGCACAGACTGCCAAGACATTTGAGACTATCATTATAGTGCTGCATGCACTAACTCTAGCAGTATTTGGCTTGATGAACAAGCTTACCGGAATATTTTATGAGCTTGTCAGTACCGTGGATGTCTCAAATGACACATTACAATTAACGCCAATTGATCCACAGTTCATGGCGATGATGATGCCGGCAATGATCATAATGGTCTCAGCCATCTCTGCTATGGCACTAAAGGTAGCACAAGGCGGCCTCTACAAGACTGTATTTTACCATGTTGGATTGTTGATTGTAATAGGTTCTGTAGTCATGTTTGCAATGGATGCCATACTATCTGACTATTTGGCAACACATGTGCTTGATTTCGTCAAGCCAGACATCTAG
- a CDS encoding CheR family methyltransferase gives MSVLEAITDQQLEQIGKIMKDKIGKDLKQFKKPFLGRRITARMRSVGVVDGSEYAKILASDATEPTLLFKSFSINVTEFYRDLFVWQLISSKIIPEITKKRTALKVWSAGCASGEEPYSLAILLREALGQRSKFSVIATDISAEAIARAKKGQYLTQNIKNLTPDLVSKYLISNGNDSYTVNDSIKETVTFEQGDILSYPVDKADLITCRNVLIYYDKPAQELVFKRFHKSLVSDGYLVIGQDETMMGVESSKLFSCAFARERIYKNTTPEVRQQ, from the coding sequence TTGAGCGTACTGGAAGCAATAACCGATCAGCAACTAGAACAAATCGGCAAAATAATGAAGGACAAGATAGGAAAAGATCTAAAACAATTCAAAAAACCATTCTTAGGCAGAAGAATTACTGCGCGTATGAGATCAGTTGGTGTAGTGGATGGTTCTGAATATGCAAAGATACTGGCATCTGATGCGACCGAGCCAACGCTGCTTTTCAAGAGCTTCTCAATCAATGTAACTGAATTTTATCGAGATTTGTTTGTGTGGCAGTTGATCTCATCAAAAATAATACCGGAAATAACAAAAAAACGTACCGCACTAAAGGTCTGGAGTGCTGGATGTGCATCTGGTGAGGAACCATACAGCCTTGCCATCTTACTAAGAGAGGCATTGGGTCAGCGATCAAAATTCAGCGTAATTGCAACAGATATCAGCGCAGAGGCCATCGCACGTGCAAAAAAGGGACAATACCTTACCCAAAACATAAAAAATCTCACACCAGATTTGGTCTCAAAATATCTTATCTCAAATGGGAATGATTCGTATACAGTAAATGACTCCATAAAGGAGACTGTGACATTTGAGCAGGGAGACATTCTGTCATATCCGGTTGATAAAGCAGATCTCATCACGTGCAGAAACGTTCTGATATACTATGACAAGCCTGCACAGGAACTGGTATTCAAAAGATTTCACAAGTCACTTGTATCTGATGGCTATCTTGTGATTGGCCAAGACGAAACTATGATGGGCGTGGAATCATCAAAGCTGTTCTCATGTGCATTTGCTCGCGAGAGAATTTACAAAAACACAACACCCGAGGTAAGGCAACAATGA
- a CDS encoding chemotaxis protein CheW: MSAQAASVDTIQVVSFMITNQSNKKEDYAIPIEQVREIRSVEKITRVPRSESHVKGIMNLRGLIIPVIDVKEKLGLGTRTAADSKQRILVANIADSLTGLLVDEVDQVMRIQTKDIDSAPQGATESHHYIKGIAKLDQRLIILLDAEALLLGKRESVEKETKQSESKTSEVPKISETQSTEMAQVETANQTINDIPPELAAVFAEDEQGIPPTQIIREETLS, encoded by the coding sequence ATGAGTGCACAGGCAGCATCTGTAGATACCATACAGGTAGTCTCATTTATGATAACAAATCAGTCCAACAAAAAGGAGGATTATGCCATTCCAATTGAACAAGTCCGTGAAATTCGATCGGTTGAAAAAATTACTCGAGTTCCACGCTCGGAATCGCATGTCAAAGGAATAATGAATCTGCGTGGGCTGATCATACCAGTAATTGATGTAAAAGAAAAGCTAGGTCTTGGTACCCGCACAGCAGCTGACTCTAAACAAAGGATTCTGGTAGCAAACATTGCAGATTCTCTTACTGGCTTATTGGTTGATGAGGTAGACCAAGTCATGCGAATCCAAACGAAAGACATTGATTCTGCACCGCAAGGCGCAACGGAATCACATCATTATATCAAGGGAATCGCAAAACTAGATCAAAGATTGATCATACTGCTTGATGCCGAGGCATTACTGTTAGGCAAAAGAGAATCTGTCGAAAAAGAGACAAAGCAATCAGAATCAAAGACATCCGAGGTACCAAAGATATCAGAGACCCAGTCAACAGAGATGGCCCAAGTAGAAACTGCAAATCAAACCATAAATGACATTCCGCCAGAACTTGCGGCAGTATTTGCAGAAGATGAGCAGGGAATTCCTCCAACCCAGATAATCCGGGAAGAAACCCTGTCCTGA